The following coding sequences lie in one Catharus ustulatus isolate bCatUst1 chromosome 5, bCatUst1.pri.v2, whole genome shotgun sequence genomic window:
- the AIMP1 gene encoding aminoacyl tRNA synthase complex-interacting multifunctional protein 1 isoform X3 translates to MFLSRFLVKMAANNAVLNRLEQKGAEADQVIEYLKQQVALLKEKAILQASLREEKKLRVENAKLKKEIEGLKQELIQAEIRNGVKQVAVPPGTTLSTASFSEDIPQPTAVTASSGSKDQVKGEKKEKKQQPAAGSSDAKPVDVSRLDLRVGCIITAEKHPDADTLYVEQVDVGEASPRTVVSGLVKHIPLDKMQNRMAILLCNLKPAKMRGVVSQAMVMCASSPEKVEILAPPPGAVPGDRITFEGFPGEPEKELNPKKKIWEQIQPDLHTNDQCVATYKGVPFEVKGKGVCKAETMANSGIK, encoded by the exons GTTTTTATCCCGTTTTTTGGTAAAGATGGCAGCCAACAATGCAGTGCTGAACAGACTGGAGCAGAAGGGTGCAGAAGCTGATCAAGTTATTGAGTACCTCAAGCAACAAGTTGCCCTGCTCAAGGAAAAAGCCA TCTTGCAGGCATCTCTCCGAGAAGAGAAGAAGCTCCGTGTAGAAAATGCtaaactgaagaaagaaattgaagGGCTGAAACAGGAGCTGATTCAGGCTGAAATTCGAAATGGAG TAAAGCAGGTTGCAGTTCCCCCTGGTACAACCCTTTCTACAGCTTCATTTTCAGAGGACATTCCACAACCTACAGCAGTTACAGCATCTTCTGGTTCCAAAGATCAAGTTAAAG GtgaaaagaaggagaagaaacagCAGCCAGCTGCTGGAAGTAGTGATGCAAAACCTGTAGACGTTTCTCGTCTGGATCTTCGTGTTGGCTGCATTATTACTGCTGAAAAGCATCCAGATGCAGACACTCTGTATGTTGAACAAGTGGATGTTGGTGAAGCAAGCCCAAGGACTGTTGTCAGTGGTTTAGTGAAACATATTCCTCTGGACAAG ATGCAGAATCGGATGGCAATACTACTCTGTAACTTGAAACCTGCAAAGATGAGAGGAGTAGTATCTCAAGCAATGGTGATGTGTGCCAGCTCCCCAGAAAAAGTGGAAATTCTGGCTCCTCCACCTGGAGCAGTACCTGGGGACAGAATCACTTTTGAAGGTTTTCCTG GAGAACCTGAAAAGGAACTTAATCCAAAGAAGAAGATTTGGGAGCAAATCCAACCTGATCTTCATACCAATGACCAGTGTGTTGCTACATACAAAGGAGTTCCATTtgaagtgaaaggaaaaggagtgtGCAAGGCAGAGACCATGGCAAACAgtggaattaaataa
- the AIMP1 gene encoding aminoacyl tRNA synthase complex-interacting multifunctional protein 1 isoform X1, with protein MFLSRFLVKMAANNAVLNRLEQKGAEADQVIEYLKQQVALLKEKAILQASLREEKKLRVENAKLKKEIEGLKQELIQAEIRNGVKQVAVPPGTTLSTASFSEDIPQPTAVTASSGSKDQVKGEDEEKKKKEKVEKKGEKKEKKQQPAAGSSDAKPVDVSRLDLRVGCIITAEKHPDADTLYVEQVDVGEASPRTVVSGLVKHIPLDKMQNRMAILLCNLKPAKMRGVVSQAMVMCASSPEKVEILAPPPGAVPGDRITFEGFPGEPEKELNPKKKIWEQIQPDLHTNDQCVATYKGVPFEVKGKGVCKAETMANSGIK; from the exons GTTTTTATCCCGTTTTTTGGTAAAGATGGCAGCCAACAATGCAGTGCTGAACAGACTGGAGCAGAAGGGTGCAGAAGCTGATCAAGTTATTGAGTACCTCAAGCAACAAGTTGCCCTGCTCAAGGAAAAAGCCA TCTTGCAGGCATCTCTCCGAGAAGAGAAGAAGCTCCGTGTAGAAAATGCtaaactgaagaaagaaattgaagGGCTGAAACAGGAGCTGATTCAGGCTGAAATTCGAAATGGAG TAAAGCAGGTTGCAGTTCCCCCTGGTACAACCCTTTCTACAGCTTCATTTTCAGAGGACATTCCACAACCTACAGCAGTTACAGCATCTTCTGGTTCCAAAGATCAAGTTAAAGGTGaggatgaagaaaagaaaaagaaggaaaaagtagaaaaaaaag GtgaaaagaaggagaagaaacagCAGCCAGCTGCTGGAAGTAGTGATGCAAAACCTGTAGACGTTTCTCGTCTGGATCTTCGTGTTGGCTGCATTATTACTGCTGAAAAGCATCCAGATGCAGACACTCTGTATGTTGAACAAGTGGATGTTGGTGAAGCAAGCCCAAGGACTGTTGTCAGTGGTTTAGTGAAACATATTCCTCTGGACAAG ATGCAGAATCGGATGGCAATACTACTCTGTAACTTGAAACCTGCAAAGATGAGAGGAGTAGTATCTCAAGCAATGGTGATGTGTGCCAGCTCCCCAGAAAAAGTGGAAATTCTGGCTCCTCCACCTGGAGCAGTACCTGGGGACAGAATCACTTTTGAAGGTTTTCCTG GAGAACCTGAAAAGGAACTTAATCCAAAGAAGAAGATTTGGGAGCAAATCCAACCTGATCTTCATACCAATGACCAGTGTGTTGCTACATACAAAGGAGTTCCATTtgaagtgaaaggaaaaggagtgtGCAAGGCAGAGACCATGGCAAACAgtggaattaaataa
- the AIMP1 gene encoding aminoacyl tRNA synthase complex-interacting multifunctional protein 1 isoform X4, which produces MFLSRFLVKMAANNAVLNRLEQKGAEADQVIEYLKQQVALLKEKAILQASLREEKKLRVENAKLKKEIEGLKQELIQAEIRNGVKQVAVPPGTTLSTASFSEDIPQPTAVTASSGSKDQVKGEDEEKKKKEKVEKKGEKKEKKQQPAAGSSDAKPVDVSRLDLRVGCIITAEKHPDADTLYVEQVDVGEASPRTVVSGLVKHIPLDKMQNRMAILLCNLKPAKMRGVVSQAMVMCASSPEKVEILAPPPGAVPGDRITFEGFPETLLKNIFWEEGTQ; this is translated from the exons GTTTTTATCCCGTTTTTTGGTAAAGATGGCAGCCAACAATGCAGTGCTGAACAGACTGGAGCAGAAGGGTGCAGAAGCTGATCAAGTTATTGAGTACCTCAAGCAACAAGTTGCCCTGCTCAAGGAAAAAGCCA TCTTGCAGGCATCTCTCCGAGAAGAGAAGAAGCTCCGTGTAGAAAATGCtaaactgaagaaagaaattgaagGGCTGAAACAGGAGCTGATTCAGGCTGAAATTCGAAATGGAG TAAAGCAGGTTGCAGTTCCCCCTGGTACAACCCTTTCTACAGCTTCATTTTCAGAGGACATTCCACAACCTACAGCAGTTACAGCATCTTCTGGTTCCAAAGATCAAGTTAAAGGTGaggatgaagaaaagaaaaagaaggaaaaagtagaaaaaaaag GtgaaaagaaggagaagaaacagCAGCCAGCTGCTGGAAGTAGTGATGCAAAACCTGTAGACGTTTCTCGTCTGGATCTTCGTGTTGGCTGCATTATTACTGCTGAAAAGCATCCAGATGCAGACACTCTGTATGTTGAACAAGTGGATGTTGGTGAAGCAAGCCCAAGGACTGTTGTCAGTGGTTTAGTGAAACATATTCCTCTGGACAAG ATGCAGAATCGGATGGCAATACTACTCTGTAACTTGAAACCTGCAAAGATGAGAGGAGTAGTATCTCAAGCAATGGTGATGTGTGCCAGCTCCCCAGAAAAAGTGGAAATTCTGGCTCCTCCACCTGGAGCAGTACCTGGGGACAGAATCACTTTTGAAGGTTTTCCTG aaactcttctgaagaatattttctggGAAGAAGGAACGCAGTGA
- the AIMP1 gene encoding aminoacyl tRNA synthase complex-interacting multifunctional protein 1 isoform X2, producing MAANNAVLNRLEQKGAEADQVIEYLKQQVALLKEKAILQASLREEKKLRVENAKLKKEIEGLKQELIQAEIRNGVKQVAVPPGTTLSTASFSEDIPQPTAVTASSGSKDQVKGEDEEKKKKEKVEKKGEKKEKKQQPAAGSSDAKPVDVSRLDLRVGCIITAEKHPDADTLYVEQVDVGEASPRTVVSGLVKHIPLDKMQNRMAILLCNLKPAKMRGVVSQAMVMCASSPEKVEILAPPPGAVPGDRITFEGFPGEPEKELNPKKKIWEQIQPDLHTNDQCVATYKGVPFEVKGKGVCKAETMANSGIK from the exons ATGGCAGCCAACAATGCAGTGCTGAACAGACTGGAGCAGAAGGGTGCAGAAGCTGATCAAGTTATTGAGTACCTCAAGCAACAAGTTGCCCTGCTCAAGGAAAAAGCCA TCTTGCAGGCATCTCTCCGAGAAGAGAAGAAGCTCCGTGTAGAAAATGCtaaactgaagaaagaaattgaagGGCTGAAACAGGAGCTGATTCAGGCTGAAATTCGAAATGGAG TAAAGCAGGTTGCAGTTCCCCCTGGTACAACCCTTTCTACAGCTTCATTTTCAGAGGACATTCCACAACCTACAGCAGTTACAGCATCTTCTGGTTCCAAAGATCAAGTTAAAGGTGaggatgaagaaaagaaaaagaaggaaaaagtagaaaaaaaag GtgaaaagaaggagaagaaacagCAGCCAGCTGCTGGAAGTAGTGATGCAAAACCTGTAGACGTTTCTCGTCTGGATCTTCGTGTTGGCTGCATTATTACTGCTGAAAAGCATCCAGATGCAGACACTCTGTATGTTGAACAAGTGGATGTTGGTGAAGCAAGCCCAAGGACTGTTGTCAGTGGTTTAGTGAAACATATTCCTCTGGACAAG ATGCAGAATCGGATGGCAATACTACTCTGTAACTTGAAACCTGCAAAGATGAGAGGAGTAGTATCTCAAGCAATGGTGATGTGTGCCAGCTCCCCAGAAAAAGTGGAAATTCTGGCTCCTCCACCTGGAGCAGTACCTGGGGACAGAATCACTTTTGAAGGTTTTCCTG GAGAACCTGAAAAGGAACTTAATCCAAAGAAGAAGATTTGGGAGCAAATCCAACCTGATCTTCATACCAATGACCAGTGTGTTGCTACATACAAAGGAGTTCCATTtgaagtgaaaggaaaaggagtgtGCAAGGCAGAGACCATGGCAAACAgtggaattaaataa